In Amphiprion ocellaris isolate individual 3 ecotype Okinawa chromosome 3, ASM2253959v1, whole genome shotgun sequence, one genomic interval encodes:
- the syt1b gene encoding synaptotagmin-1, with protein MTGIRRAAPSTSSIPTNLPSATATPGEKQPGGQNPNKFMNELRHIHMPSWAVAALCIVSLCVVLSCAVCVWKKCLKKKDKDKEKEKDKKKEKEKSKGGFDTEMDGGYNEPLKDQLNKETDLSDNEPKEDEKLGRLHFTLDYNFTDNTLVVGILQAAELPAMDVGGSSDPYVKLYLLPDKKKKFETKVHRKTLEPNFNETFTFKVAYTELGGKTLVMTVYDFDRFSKHDAIGAVKIPMSSVDFSQSLQEWRDLQKAEKEESERLGDICLSLRYVPTAGKLTVVILEAKNLKKMDVGGLSDPYVKIHLMQNGKRLKKKKTTIKKNTLNPYYNESFSFEVPCEQIEKVQVAVTVLDYDKIGKNDAIGKVLLGGNSTGTEQHHWSDMLANPRRPIAQWHSLKSEDEVNALISNKK; from the exons ATGACTGGGATCCGTCGAGCTGCACCGAGCACCTCATCTATCCCCACTAATTTGCCAAGTGCAACAGCCACCCCAGGCGAAAAACAACCTGGAGGCCAGAATCCCAACAAGTTCATGAATGAACTACGCCACATCCACA TGCCGTCATGGGCTGTTGCCGCACTTTGTATCGTGAGCTTGTGTGTTGTGCTGTCgtgtgctgtatgtgtgtggaaAAAGTGCTTGAAAAAGAAGGAcaaggacaaagaaaaagaaaaggacaagaaaaaggaaaaagagaagagcAAGGGAGGTTTTGACACCGAAATGGATGGAGGTTACAATGAG CCCCTGAAAGACCAACTGAACAAAGAAACAGATCTGTCAGATAATGAACCCAAGGAGGATGAGAAGCTGGGCAGACTACATTTCACATTAGATTACAACTTCACAGATAATACG CTGGTGGTCGGCATTCTGCAGGCCGCAGAGCTTCCTGCGATGGATGTGGGAGGCAGTTCTGACCCTTATGTTAAACTCTATCTGCTACcggacaaaaagaaaaagtttgaaaCCAAAGTTCATAGGAAGACTCTGGAACCAAACTTCAATGAGACTTTTACTTTTAAG GTAGCATACACTGAGCTGGGCGGGAAGACGCTGGTGATGACTGTGTACGACTTTGACCGTTTCTCAAAGCATGATGCCATCGGAGCTGTGAAGATACCGATGAGCAGTGTGGACTTCAGCCAGTCTCTGCAGGAGTGGAGGGATCTGCAGAaggcagagaaagaggag AGCGAGCGGCTTGGAGACATATGCTTGTCGTTGAGGTATGTGCCTACTGCAGGGAAGCTGACGGTGGTGATTCTGGAGGCCAAAAACCTGAAGAAAATGGATGTTGGTGGATTATCAG ACCCTTATGTGAAGATCCACTTAATGCAGAATGGGAAAAGactcaagaagaagaaaacaacgataaagaaaaacactttgaacCCTTACTACAATGAATCTTTCAGCTTTGAAGTCCCATGTGAACAAATAGAG AAAGTACAGGTAGCAGTGACTGTTCTGGACTACGATAAGATTGGGAAGAATGACGCCATCGGTAAGGTGCTGCTGGGTGGTAACAGCACTGGAACTGAGCAACACCATTGGTCAGACATGTTGGCTAACCCTCGACGGCCAATCGCCCAGTGGCATAGCCTCAAGTCAGAGGATGAAGTCAATGCTCTAATTTCCAACAAGAAGTAA